In the genome of Arachis stenosperma cultivar V10309 chromosome 6, arast.V10309.gnm1.PFL2, whole genome shotgun sequence, the window CAAATAATGCTGGGTGTATACCAAAAATCAACTACCAAATCAGTCAACGTGTATTTGTGTATGAATTAATTATGGTAGGTGTATACCAGCATAAACCACGAGTGTAGAATACATattgaaatacaaaatacatTATAAATAAGTTAAACTGCACATATATTAATACACAAATATACGAGGACTAATTTTAGTGtaaaaacaataatttttatgtatgaatatatgtatttatacgggtaaaataatttttagtatacACCTAACATGACTATAACATCATATGCATTGTTACTTAAACAAACCCATCATTAAGCCTGAATTTAATGTCAAATCACAACTCCCTTAAAATTTCAAGAGTATTTATATTTCTAAATCTTCATATTGCTAGAGAAAATAATCATCATTAGCAAGAAAAAAacacaattaattaaaaaggaTAAGCAAgtaaagaaagaggaagaaagtaCCCTCAAATAGTAAGGGGTAACGCTCTCTTGAAAAAAACTATAATTATCATAGCGCATAAAACACCCATCACTTGAATAGGTTCGGGCACCCTTGGCAGGCATGCAACTGGAAAAAACGCTTTGAAGGGATTTGAAGCAGTACACGCATTCAGAAGCAGAAAGATCAAACCTACATTGTGAGAACACGTATATGCGATATGGTGGGTCACCAACTTCCCTAACCGAAAACTTGGATCGACGCATCTCATTTTTCATCTCATTCACCATATTCCAGTAATTCTCTtgatatttcaaaaataaatattggtCTGTCATGTTGGTGTAGCTGCATAAGCGATGTATGATGTCACCCTTGAGGGACCTATCATATTCGCAATGGATTCCACATAGCGATGAAAGAATAATAaggattgttgttgttattaatgGCAGAAACTTGTTGGCCATGCATCCATGACGATGACAAGGAGGAACCAGAACGATAGAACGCTGATTTTGAATTTGCAAATGCTGGTGATGATTCTCTTTTCATTCTATTCACGTTCACTTCTCCTTGTTTTAATGAATATCCAATTTTCTAGTTTTTCATCTTGATTTTTCTGTTATAGATATGGATGTTCGTACgattaacaattttttatagATGGCAAAGTGGGCCGGTTCGTCCCTATCCGCCCGTCTCGCTTAGGCTCGTGCCACAAATGGGAAAGCTGGCCCGCTCTGCGAATTAAAATGAACTTAAAATATTAGTCCGTTTTATTTTATGATGGATTGATGTTCTCGTAGGCtagtttatttgattttttaaaataaaatttattaaaattaataaaaaaataataattaaaaattaaatataaataaaaaataataaaagtttatattatatttttttaatttttaatttcaataaaattttttaaaataatatttgttaatagaataatttttattttaaaaaataagttatataATTTGAgtatatatacaaaattataagataaaataaataaaattaataactaaaagaagaataaaaacaaaaaataaaaaaatatttaaaaattatataattattaattttatagcagtaataacttttttatttaataaaaaaaataaaagtcttTAGTCCGACAGGCCGACCCGCCCACTAAAACCAACAAATTTAATGGTGCGGGtttgatgaattttttttatttgacggGTCGTTCTAAATCCTAATTAATCCGATCCATCTTTTTTAGTGAATTTGGTGGATCGGTCCGACGAATTCGACCTATTTTACCATAATGCTATAATGTTGACTATATCCGATCATATTTCCTCACCTCAACCATTATAACAATTTTTCTAAACAATCATGCTGAAAAAATCAACCATagaaatatatattgaaataaaaaaaaacatttaatgATTATTCAATCTAGAATTAGATCCGTGAAAAAAACCAatgttataaatttttttgtatatattctTTGGCTGTTTCTTTCAAAGTTAAGAAATATATTCTAAGGACAAATATTTCGAAGAATATTATACAAGAGtattattaagaaaaaataaaagaccTTGTCTATTATTAAGTGTCACAAGTGCACGATGGTTTCTTAAATTACGACTTTTACTAGTTTGATCTTTTATATCTCAATTGTATTATAATAGTCTTTGAAAGTTTTGAGTATTATAGTAGTTCCTTGTCATGATTTAATTTAGTTATGACTGGTGcttaagaaaaaattttcaacaaatcTAAGAATTCGATTTTATAGCAAACAAACAAATAGAATTCTCAATAACACTAGAAGACAACTTATGCTTAGacattatatttaatatatactCAACATATTTACAAAAAATTCAACTTTAATATTTACAGTAAAgtatattctattaattttatttactaGAATATTTATAAAGCAACTTCTTTAAGTCACTAAGGATGGATTTTGTCTGTGTCATCTAAAGCAGTTTAAcaagttaaaaaattttaaaattatttacagAAAACATCAAGTTTTTAAAGAGTAAAAGACTCACCAACACAAGAAAAATTAGAGCGAAATTGATGAAGTTAGATTAGAATCGACTCATatctggaaaaaaaaaagaaataaagaataaCAAAGTAGTTTTACAACTCAGTGATAAACAGAGCATTCATAGCTTCATAAGAGATAATTGTATAAATAATAActtttagttaaaataaatcCACTTTAATAATAGTGACAAAAAAATATACGCAAACAcaatgataattaattataaacatCAAACGttcaaacttttttattttatataaatataagtgGAAGGTTATctaatccaaaaaaattaaaataacaaacaGAAATTACATTTAAGTTGTTTTCCTTTGAGTAAATTCTGAAATAGATATGTTCCAGTATTCCATTGATTTTGTGGACATGAAATTATATACAACAAGATACACCAAGTCTAGCATTTACTATCACTAGCTGCAGTTTTTGTCATAGAACCtttcaaaatattttgacaTACAAACTATGATCAAGCTAAAAGTTGTTAAACAAATCAATAATTGCATCATCAATTCAATAATAATCCATATGATAACTTTATCCAAATTCAATACTAAATTTACATTTAAATTATATGTTCAAGATAATATTTATACTgtaatttgatttctcaaatgacaaaattaattttaacacaaaatattatgtctcaagtgaattttttttttgtaaaatatttaacATAAACATCATGTTGATAAATAAGTtagtaaataactaaataattaattttaaaattattttttataatgataaaaatgatacaatactaaaatttaactataaatacaaaatttattCATAGACTAAAATCTAAGAGAGGGATTTCTATTCCACAAGTTCCAATAGGCAAGGAAAGTAATTTCTTTGAGAATTTAATATCACAAACATAACAATAATAACTCTAATAAGTTAATCTTAACATCAATCGATATAATAAAAACTTATATACCCAAAAATctcaaattttatcttattataACCTTAAATTTTTGGATTTATTAGTAATACACATAACTATAACTatgacaaaaattaaaaatataggTAATTACTAAACTAAAGAGTCAAATGTCTTAATAATTGGTAACACTTGAATTAAagatgattttatttttttaagctTAAGTTACTTTaatgaaattttgaaataaaaaccAAGATAAAAAAGCACAATTGATAGGCATTATATaattaaagtagaagaaaattagtgaaaataattaaaataaaagggtatgaaattatttttaaagaagAGACATGAGGGAGGAGAGGAGAGCAAGGCGTTAAGGGAgataagaatgaagaagaagaatatggTTTGCTGCACTCATTTGCGTGTGTGCTATTGGAGTTTGAGAAAAGCGTAAGAGGATTATGGGCTTGGCCCATGTCCTCTTtctatttgttattttttaacgTGGTTCTACATTCTTAGACCCCCTTTCGACACGTCACAAGAGAGTGTCAGAGCATCTCTGTATTTGATAAGTCAGCATCGAAAAGGAATCTAGAGACTATTAAGGTGCTCAAAGCTCAATCTCAAAACATTTTGAAATCGCAGAATGCAGATGTAGCCGATATAAACTTTTTCAAACGGCTGTATTTCAAATTTAAAGAGAATCCACACTGAAGAGAAGGAAAATATAAAGTAGAAAGATATGCATCTTCAATTACATCTAAAAGACCAAACAGCGAGCGTCTTTACTCTTTATTAAGCTATTAACTACATAAGAGGAAACCGGGCTCGTCAACCAGAAGCAGAAGCAACAGTGGTACCAGCCTTAGTCAGCAGAGGTACCAGCTCCCCCTGATTGTGCAAATTAGTTGTTGCTGCATAAAAATGAAGAATAACAACTCAATTTCATTCGTTGACATTAGAATAACCTATAAAAGAATGCACTTGAAAAATTCACACGCCAACAAAAATagccataaaaaataaaaacgacAAAAAGTCACGGAAAGATTTAAAAACTTCACCAAAGTCACCAATCatcaaatattttcttttatggAAAAGGCTCCCGTGACACCTCGTCAGCCTTTTGAATTCACTCTATGTCATGAGGGAAATAGTAGAAGAAAGTCTAGACGGGGAGGTTGATGTTGAAAGTGATAGACTTGAACAAAATTATTAGAACAACATAGTAGTGGTGACTGGTGACTCAATGACAAGGTGAGCACTGAGGAAGCAGTGCCAGAGAAGGCAGTGGAAGCACATCAAGCCTCGGACAGCAACACTATTGGCTGGGCTAGGCAGCGccggagaagaagagaagaacaaagcataGGACGCTCCAGCAACCACAAAGACACATAATTGACTAagatttttcaataaaaaaatgcCTTTAAATTGAAAGGAGCAAAGTGGCTGCTGCTAGTGAATGCACAGCTTCCATAAGTCTTATTCAACTACTCTCCATAAATGCACCACCTAAACTACTGACCATTGTATCACAACAATATATCTCAACATATTTCAAGAATATTATTAAGAGTGTTGAAAATCAacattacttttattttggattttgtATACAAGTTATCTTAAAATACATCAAAATAGATTTTGTCCCTCTTTGGTATAGTTCCTTCGCCATTAAGTGAAATGAAGTTGATCATTCAAGAGTTTGACCTTGAAGAACTTACTTTTGTTGGAAATAAGTAGTCTTTATGGCGAAGTAATAAAATTGCTCAACCCCAAATAAGAGTCCAAAATTAATTTGGACATATATTAAggctaaataaataaaattactccttagatcatttttgatgttcagtattttttttaaacttttagtCAAGGTGATCAATAGCAAGAAAAgtatatataacaataaaacAGTGAGCGTGAATATTTTTCCCAGATTGCAGATTAAAGTATTATATATGTTTGTAAGTATAAACAGATCCATGATAAAGCGTAAATCTTACCGTCACAGCCGCCAATGTGGTTCCCACCGATAAACACATTTGGCACAGTCCGCTGACCAGTCCATTCGGCTAGTGCCGATTGGATCTCACTTCCATCAGCTGCAAATGTACAATCACATGAATTAACTTAACTTTCAAATGCAAAATTGCATAGAACCAATCATCGAAGAAGCTTAATCCATAAAACATTGTTGAAGCATTTTCTCAACATACAAAAATTAAGCTATCCCTGAGGTCCTGTTTGGTTAATGTATACCATGAAACAGACAGGGAGACAAAATATTTGTGTCTGTGAATGAGGTTTGGCAAAGCTAATGAGCAAGACACACAAATATTTGGAAAGACTATAATACCCTTGATTCAGCCACAAGCCCAACACAACCaccacaaccaccaccaccaccaacaacaacaacactacCACCACTTTCTCAACCACTCCTATTCAACCAAATTCAATTAAAACAAAACAACaattattatcaaaataaaatgcAATTTCGTTAATGTCCGGACAAACtattaacgcccaaactaccaACATTAGCATTTTCAAATACTATTGATTCAATTATTATTTAAGAAGAGTATAATGAATTTTctattaaatgaaaaaaaacactgatattttctatgcaaatataaaaaaaatactaacaaaaaaatctttctcaaaaagattaaaaaataaaatgtaagtACTTTTTCCAAAAGTTATGTTTGAAATATCTCTAaattaagaaagaaagaataattAGTAATACATATATCGGATAAACTATTTATACCCATGAAAGATGAAAACACCGATACAACTACTCCCGAGAAAACTACACCACCATTGccaccaaaaagaaaaaaaaaatacaaagcaTCAATGTTCTCAAATCCTACAAATCATCCTCACCTTCCAAACCTTTACCCAAATATGATATCTCACTCTTTCTCTCTTTCATGGTAGTTTATTCTTTGTATAGTGTGTGTCATATAAGTGTACAGACACCTCACTTAGTCTATTTGTCAGATATGAATGTAGCATCTCGATACAAGTAAAGTAATCCTCGATCCATCACATTTTACTAAAGTTTTCAAATACCTACTTTAGATTAGAATACACTCTAGCACAGGAAACAAATATCTTTCTaatctttaaaatttcaatACTGAAAGTTCAATCGAAAGTTTCGATCTACTAACATTGTTAGGAGTATCTGGACACCGTAGTGCCAAGCAGAATACGTAATGGAGTTCTTGAGGATGCATCTCTTTCCCGAAAGGATACCAAAACCTTTTTTAACATTGGGTCAGATTGATTTGGCCTGAACAATGAGGTCAC includes:
- the LOC130933249 gene encoding glutaredoxin, producing the protein MALPKAKEIVSSNPVVVFSKTYCPFCVEVKELFTKLGVTIKVIELNTEADGSEIQSALAEWTGQRTVPNVFIGGNHIGGCDATTNLHNQGELVPLLTKAGTTVASASG